The following proteins are encoded in a genomic region of Ostrea edulis chromosome 7, xbOstEdul1.1, whole genome shotgun sequence:
- the LOC125661723 gene encoding uncharacterized protein LOC125661723 isoform X3 produces the protein MNDDENGLQISAYQCHYCPEYNEYGNLIQEHHGTVCKACPFYYYSTEIYKYPCCFQHRNVEDMNATPLTTTYAESTSTHSAFESTTNSIFIIEPTSTASTRTSASNPITANILGCTLMIFIFYRSDGCCSNSFKDKITGTCKPCWIGYVGKNCSQKCKYPRYGAKCEYLCNCEKDMCDFSKGCLENVTDSIFSWTGSTALGVTNHTNIVTENGFKTILENPIIYGIISVGILTVILSSVYCAIRLRDCIFHVSSPI, from the exons ATGAATGACGACGAAAATGGTTTACAGATTTCTGCTTATCAAT GTCATTATTGTCCAGAATATAACGAATATGGAAACCTTATTCAAGAACATCATGGCACAGTCTGCAAAGCATGTCCCTTTTATTACTATTCAACGGagatatataaat ATCCATGCTGTTTCCAGCATCGAAATGTAGAAGATATGAATGCAACACCATTGACAACTACATATGCGGAGAGTACTAGTACACATAGTGCTTTTGAAAGTACAACAAActcaatattcattattgagcCAACATCGACAGCAAGCACAAG aaCCTCTGCTTCAAACCCAATCACCGCCAACATCCTTGGGTGCACATTAATGATCTTCAT TTTTTATCGCAGCGATGGATGCTGCTCGAATTCTTTTAAAGACAAAATCACTGGAACTTGTAAAC CTTGCTGGATTGGATATGTTGGCAAAAACTGTTCACAAAAGTGTAAATACCCACGATATGGTGCAAAATGTGAATACCTCTGTAATTGTGAAAAAGACATGTGCGACTTTTCAAAAGGATGTTTGG AAAATGTGACAGATTCCATCTTCTCTTGGACAGGATCTACAGCTCTCGGTGTTACAAACCACACTAACATTGTAACGGAAAATGGCTTTAAAACTATTCTGGAGAATCCAATTATATATGGTATCATCAGTGTTGGAATTTTAACGGTTATATTGTCATCAGTTTACTGCGCCATCAGACTACGAGACTGTATTTTTCATGTTTCCTCTCCGATCTAA
- the LOC125661723 gene encoding uncharacterized protein LOC125661723 isoform X1 codes for MTTKMVYRFLLINVFLQHALPSIAEQCLDPTVTIEYVNSCPESATAWQKASEKKNCSAYEKACEENTSFKYHCLVNAYWNATLEICAAEVSIVGHYCPEYNEYGNLIQEHHGTVCKACPFYYYSTEIYKYPCCFQHRNVEDMNATPLTTTYAESTSTHSAFESTTNSIFIIEPTSTASTRTSASNPITANILGCTLMIFIFYRSDGCCSNSFKDKITGTCKPCWIGYVGKNCSQKCKYPRYGAKCEYLCNCEKDMCDFSKGCLENVTDSIFSWTGSTALGVTNHTNIVTENGFKTILENPIIYGIISVGILTVILSSVYCAIRLRDCIFHVSSPI; via the exons ATGACGACGAAAATGGTTTACAGATTTCTGCTTATCAAT GTTTTCTTGCAACACGCATTGCCTAGCATAGCAGAACAGTGTTTAGACCCTACAGTCACGATAGAATATGTGAATTCATGTCCAGAAAGCGCAACAGCTTGGCAGAAAGCTTCAGAAAAGAAaaattgttctgcgtatgagaAAGCATGTGAGGAAAACACATCTTTCAAGTATCACTGTCTAGTAAATGCATATTGGAACGCTACGTTGGAGATTTGTGCTGCCGAAGTATCTATTGTTG GTCATTATTGTCCAGAATATAACGAATATGGAAACCTTATTCAAGAACATCATGGCACAGTCTGCAAAGCATGTCCCTTTTATTACTATTCAACGGagatatataaat ATCCATGCTGTTTCCAGCATCGAAATGTAGAAGATATGAATGCAACACCATTGACAACTACATATGCGGAGAGTACTAGTACACATAGTGCTTTTGAAAGTACAACAAActcaatattcattattgagcCAACATCGACAGCAAGCACAAG aaCCTCTGCTTCAAACCCAATCACCGCCAACATCCTTGGGTGCACATTAATGATCTTCAT TTTTTATCGCAGCGATGGATGCTGCTCGAATTCTTTTAAAGACAAAATCACTGGAACTTGTAAAC CTTGCTGGATTGGATATGTTGGCAAAAACTGTTCACAAAAGTGTAAATACCCACGATATGGTGCAAAATGTGAATACCTCTGTAATTGTGAAAAAGACATGTGCGACTTTTCAAAAGGATGTTTGG AAAATGTGACAGATTCCATCTTCTCTTGGACAGGATCTACAGCTCTCGGTGTTACAAACCACACTAACATTGTAACGGAAAATGGCTTTAAAACTATTCTGGAGAATCCAATTATATATGGTATCATCAGTGTTGGAATTTTAACGGTTATATTGTCATCAGTTTACTGCGCCATCAGACTACGAGACTGTATTTTTCATGTTTCCTCTCCGATCTAA
- the LOC125661723 gene encoding uncharacterized protein LOC125661723 isoform X2 — translation MTTKMVYRFLLINVFLQHALPSIAEQCLDPTVTIEYVNSCPESATAWQKASEKKNCSAYEKACEENTSFKYHCLVNAYWNATLEICAAEVSIVGHYCPEYNEYGNLIQEHHGTVCKACPFYYYSTEIYKYPCCFQHRNVEDMNATPLTTTYAESTSTHSAFESTTNSIFIIEPTSTASTSFYRSDGCCSNSFKDKITGTCKPCWIGYVGKNCSQKCKYPRYGAKCEYLCNCEKDMCDFSKGCLENVTDSIFSWTGSTALGVTNHTNIVTENGFKTILENPIIYGIISVGILTVILSSVYCAIRLRDCIFHVSSPI, via the exons ATGACGACGAAAATGGTTTACAGATTTCTGCTTATCAAT GTTTTCTTGCAACACGCATTGCCTAGCATAGCAGAACAGTGTTTAGACCCTACAGTCACGATAGAATATGTGAATTCATGTCCAGAAAGCGCAACAGCTTGGCAGAAAGCTTCAGAAAAGAAaaattgttctgcgtatgagaAAGCATGTGAGGAAAACACATCTTTCAAGTATCACTGTCTAGTAAATGCATATTGGAACGCTACGTTGGAGATTTGTGCTGCCGAAGTATCTATTGTTG GTCATTATTGTCCAGAATATAACGAATATGGAAACCTTATTCAAGAACATCATGGCACAGTCTGCAAAGCATGTCCCTTTTATTACTATTCAACGGagatatataaat ATCCATGCTGTTTCCAGCATCGAAATGTAGAAGATATGAATGCAACACCATTGACAACTACATATGCGGAGAGTACTAGTACACATAGTGCTTTTGAAAGTACAACAAActcaatattcattattgagcCAACATCGACAGCAAGCACAAG TTTTTATCGCAGCGATGGATGCTGCTCGAATTCTTTTAAAGACAAAATCACTGGAACTTGTAAAC CTTGCTGGATTGGATATGTTGGCAAAAACTGTTCACAAAAGTGTAAATACCCACGATATGGTGCAAAATGTGAATACCTCTGTAATTGTGAAAAAGACATGTGCGACTTTTCAAAAGGATGTTTGG AAAATGTGACAGATTCCATCTTCTCTTGGACAGGATCTACAGCTCTCGGTGTTACAAACCACACTAACATTGTAACGGAAAATGGCTTTAAAACTATTCTGGAGAATCCAATTATATATGGTATCATCAGTGTTGGAATTTTAACGGTTATATTGTCATCAGTTTACTGCGCCATCAGACTACGAGACTGTATTTTTCATGTTTCCTCTCCGATCTAA